GTTAATAGAATCGGAACTTCCAACTATTAATGGGTTTGTTGAATGTCGCAATATGGTGGGTCAAAGTTTTTACCTAAAACCTACGGAATTAAAACAAGGCAGAACACAAATTGACGTATCTGGATTAACACCCGGTATTTACTTGATTAAAGATAGTCAAGGAAGTGTTCAAAAATTCATTAAAGGCCAATAAAAAGTGATTGGATAATTATTGCAATTGCTACCTTATGGTTTATCAATTTTAAGAACAGGCAAACAGCTTTTCTGTTTATAAGGGAGTCATTAGAATAAAAAGGAAAAGAATCAAACAAAGAAAGCTAACCGAGGAAGGTTAGCTTTCTTTGTTTAGGATAGGTTCTACTCCAAATCCCCATCCTTTAGATGGTTGAATAATGCCATGGTCAATAGAAGGAATAGGACAAGGGTTGTTATTAATTAGCCATGGCCCATCCAAATCAACAAAGTCGACCAAAGGTGATAGGCAATTGGCGGCCTGTGTAGCCAGGGAACTTTCTGTCATACTACCCAACAAGACCTTCAAATTGAGAGATTTAGCCATTTCTATCATCAACTTAGCCTCTAGAATTCCGGTAGCTTTCATCAGTTTAACATTTATTCCGTGAAAGGCATTGGCGGCAAATTCCAAATCGGAAAGGCGTTGAACCGATTCATCTCCAAAAATTGGGATTGGGCTGATGGATTTCAATTTAGAACTTTCTTCCAGCCATTCTTTTGGGAAAGGTTGTTCTGCCAGTATAACATTTTGAGTAGCTAGCCATTCCAATTCAGTTTGAGCCTGATCAAGGTTACTCCATCCCTGATTAACATCTACACAAATGGGCAATTGGCTTATCTTTCGAATTGCCCGAATCATCTCCCTATCCTGATTACCACCCAATTTTAGTTTAAATCGGAGGAAATCCTTGTTTTGAGAAGCGATTGTTTGAACCAAATCAGGAGGATGAATGCCAATAGTAAACGAAGATGGAATGGTTGGTGATATCAGAATATTAAGGAAATCCATGCAACTCTGTTGATTTTGCTTGGCTTGAAAGTCGTGCCATGCTATATCCATGCAAGCTTTAGCAGCATTATTTCCGCTTTTATGTTGATCCAAGTATAAATGGAACTCCTGAACAGATGTTTCCGGGGAAATAGTTTTCCAAGGAAAAGATTCAATAAATTCAATCACACTTTCCTGGGTTTCCCCTAAATAAGGAGGAAGAGAAGCCTCACCCCAGGCAGTAATTCCATTTAATTCCAGCTTCAAAAAAACGGCGGGTGTTGTAGTACGTCTGTGAATTGCCAGATTAAATGCATGATTTAGCAAGAAAGTATAAGGAAAAGTTTGTATATTCATTAATCGACAAACTTAGGACTTCATTCCCTAAATTTGCGAAACCATTAGATTACTTTATGAAAAACTGTTTGTTGCTTGTACTCCTGTTTTTAATGCCCAAATTGGGAATTAGTACAATCACCAAAACAGATAGCTTATTAAAATTGGTGGATTCCAAGAAAACTAATGGAATTGAAGAATGGAAGATTTTCAATGAATTAGCCTTAAGTTATATTGGAAATAATTATGATTCAGCGAAATACTATGCTCAAATTGGAATTGAAAAAGCAAATAGATTAAAGAACGACACCTTAGTAAACATTTCCTATCAAACCTTGGGAATTTTATATTCGAAAAGTGGGGAGGATCAAACTGCCATTTCCATATTGCATCAGGCCTTAAAGGATCCAAGCAATAAATTAGGAACAAAGCGAAAAGGAGAAATATACAGAAACCTAGGGAATTCATTTTACCACATATCTGTGTTTGATTCCTCCTTGACCTATTACTTCAACTCATTAGCTGAATTCAAAAAAGGAAAACATGAGAAAGAAGCCGCAGGGATATTCAACAACATAGGGAATGTTTATTATTTCAATGATGCAAAAACTGCCTTAAAGTTTTATCAAAAGGCACTTGACTATTATTTGGATGTAGAAGACTATGATGGTCAGGCCAAAGGTTATGGTAACTTAGGGTTGGTTTACAGTCGGCTCCACGACTATAAAAAGGCGGTAAAATTTTCCCAAATTGCTTTAGAAAAAGCCTTGTTAGCAAAGCTTTCTCCCTTGGCTTTATCTGGATACTACGTTAACTTAGGCTATTCGTATGATGAGTTAAAGGAGTATGACAAAGCCATTGAAAATATTTTAATTGGCCTAAAAATAAGAGAAGAACATAAAGAGCTAAAAGGAATAGCAGTGGCCAATTGCATGCTTGGTTCTGCATATTTTGATGCAAAAAAATGGGAGCAAGCCGATAGTGTTTTAACCATTGCTGTTGAGCAAGTTAGGAAAATGAATTTAAGGAGTTATCAATGGGAAGTATTACAAACCTTGTCGATACTCAATTACAGGAAAGGCAAAGAAGCAAAAGGTGATAGTCTAATAAATTTATCCAATTCTATAAGAGATAGTGTTATGTTGGAAGAGAAGCAAATGGCAATGAATGAAATGGAAACTAAATACGAAACGAAGGAAAAAGATGCCAAAATTCAACTTCTAACCCAACAAGGAGAAATTAAGGATTTGTATTTAATAATTGCCATTTCTGCATTTTTATTTTTGGCAACATTAACTCTTTTGATTTTTTTCATTCTAAGAAACAATGCCAAGAAAAACAAGCTATTGGAGGTTCAATACAAGGAAATTTCAAAACAAAAAAAGGAAATAACGGATAGCATTAATTACGCCAGAAAAATACAAACGGCATTATTACCTAAAGAAAGCCAGGTGAAGCAACTAATGCCAAAAAGTTTTGTTTACTATAAGCCAAAAGACATTGTTTCAGGAGATTTTTACTGGATTGAAAAAGTTAGTAATAATGAGATTTTGTTGGCAGCGGTGGATTGCACCGGGCATGGTGTTCCCGGTGCCTTTATGTCGGTAATTGGGATTAATTTACTCAACTCAGCACTTACGGAGCATAACATCACCCATCCTTCCCAAATATTAAATTTTATGAATGAAGGAATAAAAAACGCACTCCAAAAGAGCCAGTCAATAGATAACCTAAAAGACGGGATGGATTTAGCGCTTTGCAAAATCAACTTTGACACTGGGAGAATTCAATTTGCCGGTGCCAACAACCCAATGGTAATTATTCAAGATAGCAAAATAGCCTTAGTTAAGGGTGACAAATTACCTATTGGAGGAGAATTTAACCAAGGAAAACAGTATTCTAACCACGAATTCACTTGTAAGAGCGGTGATCGAATTTATTTATTTACGGATGGTTTTGGGGATCAATTTGGGGGTTCAGAAGGAAAGAAATTCAAGAAACAACGTTTATTAAATTTGATTGAGAGTTTTCAACATCTGGATTTAGACCAACAAATAGAAAAGCTTGATACAGAATTTAATGCCTGGAAAGGAGATCAAGAGCAAGTAGACGATGTTTTGGTCATTGGATTTCAACTTGCTTAGTACAAGCTTAATGTGCCAAATAGATGCTATACATCGAGTAAGGCTAATTCAAAAAGCGAGCATGCAGTCAAATCGAATGAAGTGGAAATATCCTCAAAAAAAATAGAATCGGAATTAAATACCCATAGGATTTTAGAGGATATTTTGAAATTGTCAGAATTCCTGTACTTTTGCCCCTGAAAATGAGGATACAGGTACTTAAATCCAAAATACACCGGGTAAAGGTAACAGAAGCCGACCTGGATTATATTGGCAGTGTGACCATTGATGAGAACTTAATGGATGCCGCCAATTTGATTGAGAATGAACAAGTTCACGTGTTAAATTATCGAAATGGTGAACGATTTATAACCTATGTAATTAAAGGAGAACGGGGGTCAGGAGTAATTTGCCTGAATGGACCGGCTGCTCTAAAAGTTTCGTTAGGAGATAATGTTATAATCCTTTCCTATGCCGAAATGGAATGGGAAGAAGCAAAGCTATTTAAGCCTTCGGTAATTTTTCCTGACACGGCTACCAATAGCCTAAAAGACTAATTTTGAATTCGAAAGCCCTTTCCATTCTTAAATACATTGGCCTTTTAGGAATTGGAGTTGGGTTGGTATTTCTTGCTTTTCGAGGAATAAATTTTCAGGAGATTTATTTTAGCATCTCCAATGCCGAATACATTTGGCTGTTGCCATCTTTTTTCTTTTCTATTATTGCTCATTACTCCAGGGCGGTACGATGGAATATCCTGATTGAATCACTAGGATATAAAACTTCCACATCAAATTCCTTCTATGCAGTTTGCATAGGTTATTTAGCCAATACGGCAGTACCTAGGCTAGGAGAAGTTACCAGGTGTTCTGTTTTGAATAAAACCCAAAAGGCTCCAATGGATAAACTAATTGGAACGGTAGTTTTGGAAAGAGTAATTGATGTTGTTATTGTATTTATCCTTTTATTTTCTCTGGTTGGTTTAGAGTACGATGTATTTGGAACATTTTTCTTAGAGTTATTAGGGAGTAAATTTGGCTTTTTGAAGAATATTTGGTTATCCGTTTCCATAGGTTTAATTGCAGGAGGGTTATTGACTTTTTTCTTCTTTAAAAAATGGGGATCTAGAATTCGAAGCTTACCTTTTTTGGGTAAACTATTTGTATTTATTGAAGGGATTTGGAATGGGTTATTAAGCATTAGGACCATCAACAGGCCTTATTTATTCATTTTTCATTCCTTTTTTGTTTGGGGAATGTACTTACTTTCAACCATGGCTGCTTTTCGATGTCTACAACCTACTTACAACCTTGACTTTGGAGAAGGGTTAGCAGTAATTGTAGCCGGAGGGTTTGGAATGGCAGCGCCTACACCGGGAGGAATTGGATCTTATCATTTGTTGGTAAGCGAAGTATTGACCATTTTTGGCATTTCAAAGGCAGATGGCTTGGCTGCAGCAACCTTAAACCACCTGAGTCAAACCATTTTTATCATTCTTTTAGGAGCGATTTCCTTTTTAATGCTCTTTCTTCAACGAACAAAAAATGATTGATTATTCAAAACATATTGAAGGCAAAATTCTGACTTGGGAACAACTTAAAAAGCAGTTGGAACAATGGAATTTTAAGGACCAATCAGTTGTTTTCACCAATGGTTGTTTTGATATTATTCATCAGGGACATATTGATTATTTGGCACATGCAGCCAGTTTAGGACATCAACTTGTCATTGGACTCAACAGCGATCAATCAGTAAAGCGACTAAAAGGAGTCAATAGACCCATCAATTCAGAATATTCAAGAGCAAAAGTTTTGGCATCTTTCATTTTCACTTCTGCTGTTGTTATTTTTGATGAAGATACGCCATTGGAATTAATAAATCTGGTTAAACCTGCCAAATTGGTTAAAGGTGGAGATTATTCCTTAGAGCAAGTCGTTGGAAAAGAATTTGCAGCCGAGACCATATTACTTCCATTTACACCTGGTTTTTCGACTACCTCAACCTTAGAAAAGGCAAAAAACAAATAGGGAATCGAATATTTTCAAAGGTTTTGGCTATTTATTTGAATTGAAATGTAGGAATTTCTTTCTTTTTTCGCTTAATTTGCCGTATGAAAAACCCCTTTAAAGGACTGATTGTATTTTGTTTCATTCCTTTGGTAGTCCATGCCCAAGACCCTTTTGAGATTGATCGTTCCAAACTAGACACTAGCAAACGAAACATAAAACGAATTGTCAATTTAAGTGTTTACTATATCGAACAACTCAAAAAAAAGGAACTACCTACCTCTGAATTTGATGCTGCCAGAGAATATTTATTCAAGGCAGAAATGGAATTAAAGGAAATTGACAAAATCAGAATTAACAATGCCAAGTACAAGCTTGATAAGGCTTTCTTAATTGAGGCTAAAAAAGAAAGAGATGCCAAATTAACCGAGTTGGCAACCACCCCTTTGAGTTATTTTTCATCGGAAGAGAAATCAATTTCAATTGGAGGATTTGTTGGAATTACCGGGGGAAAATACACCCAACCTGCTGGTATTTTAGGGGAATATCACTTAAGCAAGAACTGGTCGGCAGGAGCTTGGTTAGGATATTTTATGGAACAGCAACAAATTAAAAATTCATTTGAGACGAAGCCAACCTATTACAGTGTTGGAGAAAAAAACTACAAATTTAATTACATCAGTTTTGGAGCCCAGGGTAAATATAGGTTTTTCAACCCGGTTCATCCATTTTTAGGACTACCTGTTAAACATTTCCACCTTTTTGTTACTGCCGCTTTGGGATATAATTTATCCATCAATCGGGTTGCATTACAAAACGAATCGTATTTACAAAACAACCCTAGTAGAAATGGCCTGGCTTATGGAGTATGGCCTGGAATTCATTACCAAATGGATGACAATTTAGGAATGGATTTGGAAGCCGGATTTAGCAATATAGGATATGTTCGATTTGGAATAAATTGGAGAATCTTCACCCAACAAGAGAAGGAAATTATTCCAAGCACCAGAAACACCAGCTTTATTAAATAACCCTTTGAATTTCAGAAAATTAATCCATAATTGCATTGAAAAATTTCTTAAAATACAGCTATAAAACAGGTGGGCTAGTTACCCTGCTTTTGTCTTTTTCCACTTTAATTTTTGCTCAGGCCCCAACAGCTAATTTTACGATCGGCACTACAGAAGGATGTGCAACTTTGGTTGTTCAATTAAACAATACAAGTACCGGAGGTCCTTTCTCTAACGTTAGCTGGGATTTTGGCAATGGGAATACCTTAAGTGGAAATCCGGCATTAAATCCTGTTCTTAACAATCCTACCATCACCTATCCAACTGCAGGTACTTATACAGTGAGTTTAACAGTAACCAATGGATCAGGAACGGATACTGAAATTCAAACCTCTGCCATAACTGTTTTTGGCAGACCTACAGCGAACTTTTCGGCTAGCAGCACCTCAGGTTGTGCATCATTCACGCCTGATTTTACTGATTTATCTACAATTGGTGGTAGCGGTTCCCCGATTGTTTCTTGGACCTGGAACTTTGGAAATGGCCAATTTGGAACAGGTTCCAATCCGACTAATCCAACCTATAACCAATCTGGGGTTTATACTGTTAGCCTAAATGTTACTGATGCAAATGGATGTGAAAACACCCTAACACTAAGTAATTACATTACAATCACCGGACCTAATGCCTCCTTTTCAGCAACTCCAACTTCTAGTTGTACCCCTCCACTAACCGTTAATTTTACAAACAATAGCACCCCGGCAGGAAATTTAACTTATGCCTGGGATTTTGGAAATGGAAACACCAGTACAAGTGCCACACCTCCATCCCAAACTTATACGAATTCCCAGAATTATACCGTTTCTTTAATTGTTACAGATAATTTAGGATGTACAGATTCAGCGGGTCAGATAATAACCTTGCAGCCATATCAAGCAGAATTTCTCTTCCCCACCAGTGGATGTATCCCTTTTCAAGCCGCATTTAGCAATGCTAGCGATCCAGGCACCAACAGCTTTCAATGGAATTTTGGAGATCCCGGATCCGGAAATCAGAACCAATCCTTTTCACAAAACCCTTCCCATATTTTCAATACACCTGGGGTTTATACCGTTCGTTTAATTGGAAGAAACCTTCAAAACTGTACCGATACAGTCACCCACCAGGTAACGGTTTACGATCTTCCACAAATTAATGCTAGTCCTGCCGATAGCTTTGGCTGTTCTTTACCTTTTACCACAACCTTCCAAGACCAAACCAATGGTGCTACTACTTGGAATTGGTCATTTTATGATTCTGATGATCAATTATTGGGTGTTGGGAATACCCAGAATGCACCATTTACTTTTACCGAGGAAGACACTTATTATTTTATCCTTTCCGTTGTAGATAATCATGGTTGTAGCGAAACAGACACCATACCGAACGCTGTTCGAATTCTGCTGCCGGAAGCACATTTTACCACTGATACCCAAGGAGGTTGTTTCCCTCTTCCTGTAAATTTCACTGATTCTTCAACCTTTACTCCTGCAGCCAACAGTTGGTCGTGGAATTTTGGCGATGGAAGTTCAGGTAATGGCCCAATTACTTCCCATGTCTATCCTGACACCGGAATTTTTGATGTAATTCTAACTGTTACTAATTCACTTGGATGTACTGATACAACGCTCGTTCAAATAAAAGTAGGACAAAAACCTACTGCTATTTTTTCCTATAACCCGGATAGTGTTTGTTTTAGGACCCAAATTCATTTTACAGATGAAAGTACCGGTCCAATATCTGATTGGCAATGGAGTTTTGGATCTAATCAACAAAATCCAACAACTACCCTTCCGGATACAGGCTATAACGATGTTACTTTAACCATTAATCATAACCTCTGTTATGACGACACTACCGTTACTAATGCCATTTATTACATTCCTCCAAAAGCAATTATCGCTCTTCCGGATTCCGTATTTTGTAAGGAAGAACATCCTGTTTTTGTGCAACCCAGAGATTCTTCCCAATTAAGGGGACCAGGCATATTTCATTGGGATTTCGGATTTTCCGGTGTTGACAATGACACATCAAACCTTCAAAATCCGGCTGGAATGACCTATACTGATCCGGGAGAATATACCATTCAATTAATTGTGAAAGATACTGAAACAGGTTGTGTGGATACGGCAAGCAAAAAGGTAATACTCGACAAATTTGAGGTACTTCCTACTGTTATCACCTCTACCGGTTGCCAACCCTTTAATGCCCAATTTATTGGATTATTTAATGATGTAATTATTACCTCTGTTCAGGGATATGTTTGGAACTTTGGAGATTCCCCCTTTTCATTTCCTACAACGGATGCAAACCTAAGCCACATGTATACCAGCAGTGGTACATTTACAGCCCAGGTTACTGCTATAAACTCCTTTGGGTGTAGTGACCAGGCAACCGTAGATGTAACTGTAAGCCAGCGACCTGTTGCACAAATTTCTTCTTCAACTGCCTTAGTTTGTGCACCAGGACAAGGAATTTTCAATGATGCATCAACTGCCGGACCAGGTCAGACTATTACTTCATGGCATTGGAGAAACAGACAAAATATTCAAGGATCAAATTCAACATTTACCACCAATTATGCCTTTGTTTACCAAGATACCATTTCCTTGTATGTAACAGATGGTGCAGGATGTAACTCTGATACAGTTTTCTTCCCTGTTCAGGTTTCTAGGGCAACTGCAGCATTTGTTGCTCCTCCACAAGTTTGTAATAATTCCGCCTTTGTTTGCAACTCCACCCAATCCGGTGGTCCCGGCCCAATTCAATACACTTGGGATTTTGGAGATGGCACAACTGAAAACATTCCAAACCCTTCCCATTCCTACCAAGTTAACACAACCACCACCTTTCCAATTGAATTAATTGTTACTGATAACTTTGGATGCAAGGATACGGTAGTGAACAATGTGATGGTTTCAAGTCCACAGGCAGATTTTTCGGCTGGATTAACCGTTAGTCAATGCCCGCCATTTTTTGCTGAAATTTTTAATAATGCCAGCTCAGATGCTGTTCAAATTACCTATTTATGGGATGACGGAACTAACCCCACATTACAAAATGGAATTGATATTTCTGATACCGTTTCCCATGTATTCTCTACACCCGGTGTATACACGGTAACTCAAATTGTTACTACCCAAGCCGGCTGTAGAGATACACTTATTCTACCTGATTTAATAAAAGTAGGTGGACCAGCCGCCAGCTTTTCATTTTCTCCTACCAATAGTGATTGTGCTCCAGTAACGGTAACTTTTACAACCAATGGAGTAGCCAATGTTGAGCAATTTTATTGGGTATTTGGTGATGGTAGTATTGATACTACATCCGGGCCTTCAGTTACCCACACCTATAACATTGCAGGAGATTTTGCCCCTGTTGTAATTATTCGGGATTCGCTTGATTTAAATGCCGGCGATACCGTATATTGTTCAGTAACTGTCTTAGGAGACATTTTATCTATTCGAGGTCCGATCCTTAGTTTTGAGGCCGATTCAACTAAATTGTGTGGACCATACGGGGTTACCTTTACTAATAATACCAGCATTCCAACCGGAATTAATGTTACTTCATGGCTTTGGAATTTTGGAGATGGAAGCACTTCTTCCGATGCCAACCCTGGCACTCACCAATATACAACTGCAGGTAACTATACCGTTACCCTAACTGCTACTACCTCCGGAGGTTGTGTATATTCTTTACCAATTCCCAATTTTATTGAATTCTTCCAAGGTCCACCGCTTTCGTTTCCAAGCATTAACCTGAGCCAATGTCCTGACGCATGCATTGATCTTAATGTAAATTTTGCAGGTCTGCCATTGGGGGTAACCAATTACGAATGGAATTTAATTGACACTACTATTCCGAACCAACCAAGTGTAAGCTGGTGTTATACCAAAACCGGACTCTATGAACCAACACTGATGGTAGATTTTAGCAATGGTTGTTCTTTCAATTACAATACCAATGCCATTGTCAATGTTTGGAATACACCAATTGCATCGTTTACCTCCTTCCCCATTTTAGCAGGAAATAAAATTAAAGCGATGGAATTCACCAACACAACCCTTAATTCCGATAGCATAGTTTGGAATTTTGGGGATGGAAGTCCTTCTGAATTTACTGAAACTGTTACTCATGCCTTCAATGATACCGGTTGGTACGATGTTCAATTGATTGCATTTTCGGATAGTGGTTGTGCCGATACCGCTGTTTTCAAACTTCATGTCGAAGAATCTATTCAAGTTCCCAACGTTTTTACACCCAACGGTGACGGATTTAACGACCAATTTCAATTTAATATTCCTGGAGATACAGAGTGCCTTACCTTGGATGTTTACGACAGATGGGGTAAACTAAAATTCCATACCGATAAATTTAACAACGATTGGAACGGTACAGACCAGAAAGGAAACAAACTCAATCCGGATACCTACTTTTATATTCTGAATTTTTGCCGCAGATTTACCATTAACGGCTTCGTTATGATTATTTACGAAAATTAATTGGACAGTTGTTAGAAACTTAGGCAATCTATTGCTACAATTTTGGTTGGGCGATGTACTTTTGTGGTGTAAGATTTTACCATGCCATTAAAGTTACATCGCCCAATTGCATTCTTTGACCTGGAAACCACTGGAACGAGTGTTGGTTCAGACCGAATTGTTGAAATTTCCATTTTGAAAATATTTCCGAATGGTAACCAAGAAAGCAAAACCATGCGCATTAATCCTGAAATGCCAATCCCTCCGGGCTCGAGTGCAATTCATGGCATTTACGATGCCGATGTAAAGGATAGTCCAACCTTTAAAGAGGTGGCAGGCAACTTGTTGAATTTTTTGGACAACTGTGATTTTGCAGGTTACAACTCCAACAGTTTCGATATCCCATTGCTAACCGAGGAATTTATGCGTGTTGGTATGGATTTCGACCCAAAAACCCGTCGATTTGTAGATGTGCAAAATATCTTTCATAAAAAGGAACAGCGCACCTTATCTGCCGCTTATAAATTTTATTGCGATAAAGATTTAACCAATGCCCACTCTGCAGAAGCCGATATTATGGCAACGTGGGAAGTATTAGAAGCTCAATTGGCTAAATACACCGATTTGCAGCAAGATGTAGCCTGGCTTGCAGAATACTCTCAAAAGCACAAATCGGCCGACCTGATGGGAAGAATCATTTACAACGAAAAAGGTGAAGAAATTTTTAACTTCGGAAAGCACAAAGGCAAAACAGTTGAAAGTGTATTGAAATCAGAACCCAGTTACTACGATTGGATGATGCAAGGCGACTTTCCGCAATATACCAAACGTGTACTGACATCCATTCGACTACGAGGTTTAGGAAAATAATACCATGAAAATTATCTGCATAGGTCGAAATTATGTAGACCATATTAAGGAACTAAACAACACCATTCCGGATGAACCCGTTTTATTTCTTAAACCTGAAACGGCAATATTAAATCCAAGACTTCCCTTTTTCATTCCATCTTGGAGTAATGATATTCAATATGAAGCTGAGCTGGTACTTCGCATTTGCAAACCGGGCAAAAACATAGAAGCAGCTTTCGCGCACCGTTATTTTGATCAAATTACGGTGGGTATTGACTTTACTGCCCGAGATTTACAAT
The sequence above is drawn from the Bacteroidia bacterium genome and encodes:
- a CDS encoding 3'-5' exonuclease, with product MPLKLHRPIAFFDLETTGTSVGSDRIVEISILKIFPNGNQESKTMRINPEMPIPPGSSAIHGIYDADVKDSPTFKEVAGNLLNFLDNCDFAGYNSNSFDIPLLTEEFMRVGMDFDPKTRRFVDVQNIFHKKEQRTLSAAYKFYCDKDLTNAHSAEADIMATWEVLEAQLAKYTDLQQDVAWLAEYSQKHKSADLMGRIIYNEKGEEIFNFGKHKGKTVESVLKSEPSYYDWMMQGDFPQYTKRVLTSIRLRGLGK